The proteins below come from a single Haemorhous mexicanus isolate bHaeMex1 chromosome 20, bHaeMex1.pri, whole genome shotgun sequence genomic window:
- the UNC13D gene encoding protein unc-13 homolog D isoform X2, with protein MVSGRWSKRWICPTGSPRKSWPCSTRRFSTPSGTAWASPSSSTSGTPRSSTPMCRRLPGSRGRPLAALQALLTGQHPSPAPISTQAFGMNAEEHSVIMQQVMELESPIYCLKATVKEAKGILGKDVSGLSDPYCLLGIEARSQEPAHSDHKKRMKAVVKDLIPEDQIHRTQVINQTLSPVWNETFILEFKDVETASFHLDMWDSDVVESMRQKLGELTDLHGLKRIFKDARKDKGQDDFLGNVVVRLKDLHCWNDQWYQLEPRTETYPERGHCHLQFLLMHKKRATMSSRTQPSYTVHRHLLQQLVSHEILQHQAGSTSWDGELSSHASTVLYLHATQKDLSDFHQDMAQWLAYSKLYQSLEFNSSCLLHQITSIEYRWVQERLRPEQKAELAESFQSLLTYGVSLIRRFRIIFPLSVPRSTERLQSLLRVLVQMCKTKAFHELCTPSPDLPQMVSTALKSGTTEWFHMQKQHLKPMVKSIEENSKALSKLLLEVIEDLKQCQKIWNKLFSTNLKLNIFSIAYLELESMVAEHVQEQLHKVDSSMSRPTAESLFDLYRKLQELYQMKDSLPSRDGPLALSNFHQWFEEALPLWLQKAYTTTLERAQRAIQMDQLKPYGYHKHSTSTVDLSTCYAQIVTTWQQLNWPDPEKAFMIMVNLLEDMCKISLMYCKLIKERAEALSLSEQNEGKAANKLCVVVNNIEQLRLLMLKLPSQLAWAQLEQRTRGIIEPQQIQNALHNQLDSAVACLDHEVRDVVQALATKLEKGIARHIQELSSSSDTQKPEDSIIPLMKFLESELEYLNEHLVQENFRSLLTLLWHHTLSVLSAAQGPQLPSVQHCQRLFCALKSLELCFHAEGCGLPLETLHSAAFRTLETHLALCSATSRKLIQKYFSNRIQQQLDTSSEKYGAVTIKALYRPSEQKLHVEVLNATNLIPLDSNGSSDPFVKLTLEPRHEFPEVVARTTQCKRNELHPLFDEAFDFLIPPEKCRQEGACLLLTVFDYDVLGSNDLEGEAFFPLCRLPGLDSEEDEADMGRVPQTRLPLTHPKPTDEILQLLESRKRDKEAQAFVKLRKQRAKQSKETE; from the exons gctcccagggagcagagggaggccCCTAGCTGCTCTCCAAGCCCTGTTAACAGGGCAGCATCCATCACCAGCCCCAATATCCACACAGGCTTTTGGCATGAACGCAGAGGAGCACAGTGTCATCATGCAGCAGGTCATGGAGCTGGAG AGCCCCATTTACTGCCTGAAAGCCACTGTGAAGGAAGCCAAGGGAATTTTGGGTAAAGATGTCAGCG GGCTCAGTGACCCATACTGCCTGCTGGGCATCGAGGCCAGgagccaggagccagcccacTCCGACCACAAGAAGAGGATGAAGGCTGTGGTCAAAGACCTCATCCCTGAAGACCAAATCCATCGCACTCAAGTCATAAACCAGACCCTCAGCCCAGTGTGGAACGAGACCTTCATCCT GGAGTTTAAAGATGTGGAGACAGCCAGCTTCCACCTGGACATGTG GGACTCGGACGTGGTGGAGTCGATGCGGCAAAAGCTGGGGGAGCTGACGGACCTGCACGGCCTCAAAAG GATCTTTAAAGATGCTCGCAAAGACAAAGGGCAGGACGATTTCCTGGGGAATGTGGTCGTTCGTCTGAAG gacCTGCACTGCTGGAATGACCAGTGGTACCAGCTAGAGCCACGGACAGAGACCTATCCAGAGAGGGGACACTGTCACCTGCAGTTCCTACTGATGCACAAGAAG AGGGCCACCATGAGCAGCCGGACACAGCCGAGCTACACCGTCCACCgccacctgctgcagcagctggtgtcCCATGAGATCCTCCAGCACCAG gctggcagcacctcctgggatggagAGCTGAGCAGCCACGCCAGCACCGTGCTGTACCTGCACGCCACACAGAAGGATCTCTCTGACTTCCACCAGGACATGGC gcaGTGGCTGGCCTACAGCAAACTCTACCAGAGCCTGGAGttcaacagcagctgcctcctccaCCAGATCACCAGCATCGAGTACCGCTGGGTGCAGGAGCGCCTGAGGCCAGAGCAG aaagcagagctggccGAGTCCTTCCAGTCCCTGCTGACCTACGGGGTCTCCCTCATCCGTAGGTTCCGCattattttccccctctctgtcccGAGGTCCACAGAGAGACTCCAGTCCCTGCTCCG TGTCCTCGTCCAGATGTGCAAAACCAAAGCTTTCCATGAGCTGtgcacacccagccctgacCTCCCCCAGATGGTCTCCACAGCTCTGAAG TCAGGCACCACGGAGTGGTTCCACATGCAGAAGCAGCACCTCAAGCCCATGGTGAAG agcATAGAGGAAAATAGCAAAGCCTTGTCCAAGCTCCTCCTGGAGGTGATAGAAGATCTCAAGCAGTGCCAAAAGATCTGGAATAAATTGTTCAGCAC CAACCTGAAGTTGAATATCTTCTCCATTGCCTacctggagctggagagcaTG GTGGCAGAGCatgtccaggagcagctgcacaagGTTGACAGCAGCATGTCCAGACCCACGGCCGAGAGCCTCTTTGATCTCTACAGGAAACTGCAGGAGCTCTATCAGATGAAGGATTCCCTCCCAAGCAG GGATGGACctctggctctgagcaacttcCACCAGTGGTTTGAGGAAGCGTTGcccctgtggctgcagaaggCCTACACCACCACGCTGGAGAGGGCCCAGAGAGCCATCCAGATGGACCAG ctgAAGCCTTACGGGTACCACAAGCACAGCACATCCACCGTTGACCTGTCCACCTGCTATGCCCAGATTGTGAcaacctggcagcagctcaACTGGCCCGACCCTGAGAAAGCCTTCATGATCATGGTCAATCTCCTGGAG GACATGTGCAAGATCTCCCTGATGTACTGCAAGCTCATCAAGGAGAGAGCTGAGGCTCTGTCCCTGAGTGAGCAGAACGAGGGCAAGGCAGCCAACAAG ctctgcgTCGTGGTGAACAACATCGAGCAGCTCCGGCTGCTGATGCTGAAgctgccatcccagctggcctgggcccagctggagcagcgcacGAGGGGCATCATCGAGCCCCAGCAGATCCAGAATGCTCTGCACAACCAGCTCGACAGCGCCGTGGCCTGCCTGGACCACGAGGTCCGGGACGTGGTGCAAGCCCTGGCTACCAAG ctggaaaagggcaTTGCCAGACACATCCAGGAGCTCTCATCTTCCAGTGACACCCAGAAGCCTGAGGAT TCCATCATCCCACTCATGAAGTTCCTGGAGTCGGAGCTGGAGTACCTCAATGAGCATCTTGTCCAGGAGAACTTCAGAAG cctcctcacTCTCCTGTGGCACCACACCCTGTCTGTGCTCTCAGCAGCTCAGGGGCCGCAGTTGCCCTCggtccagcactgccagaggcTGTTCTGTGCCCTGAAG agcctggagctgtgcttcCATGCCGAGGGCTGCGGGCTGCCGCTGGAGACCCTCCACAGTGCAGCCTTCAGG aCGCTGGAGACTCACCtggctctctgctctgccaccaGCCGCAAACTCATCCAGAAATACTTCAGCAACAGGATCCAGCAGCAG CTGGACACAAGCTCAGAGAAGTATGGGGCTGTGACCATCAAAGCTCTGTACCGGCCTTCGGAGCAGAAACTCCACGTGGAAGTGCTCAACGCCACCAACCTCATCCCGCTGGACTCCAACG GTTCCAGCGACCCCTTCGTGAAGCTCACCCTGGAGCCCCGGCACGAGTTCCCCGAGGTGGTGGCTCGGACCACCCAGTGCAAGAGGAACGAGCTGCACCCCCTCTTCGACGAAGCCTTCGACTT CTTGATCCCCCCTGAGAAGTGCCGGCAGGAGGGGGCCTGTCTGCTGCTGACCGTGTTTGACTACGACGTGCTGGGGTCCAACGACCTGGAGGGAGAAGCCTTCTTCCCCCTGTGCCGCCTGCCCGGCCTCGACAGCGAGGAGGACGAGGCTGACATGGGACGGGTTCCCCAGACCCGGCTCCCCCTCACGCACCCCAAGCCCACGG AtgagatcctgcagctgctggagtccAGGAAAAGGGACAAAGAAGCTCAGGCCTTCGTTAAGCTCCGCAAGCAACGAGCCAAGCAGTCCAAGGAGACAGAGTGA
- the UNC13D gene encoding protein unc-13 homolog D isoform X1: MKCPTSQGAGAETCTCCWWLLDLTPQGANRPGSLPAGSSQPTCHSLHNSYGFWTLEQKMDLSHRFSKEELALLYEEVLYTIRHRLGKPEQQHIGDSQELYSYVQKAFGMNAEEHSVIMQQVMELESPIYCLKATVKEAKGILGKDVSGLSDPYCLLGIEARSQEPAHSDHKKRMKAVVKDLIPEDQIHRTQVINQTLSPVWNETFILEFKDVETASFHLDMWDSDVVESMRQKLGELTDLHGLKRIFKDARKDKGQDDFLGNVVVRLKDLHCWNDQWYQLEPRTETYPERGHCHLQFLLMHKKRATMSSRTQPSYTVHRHLLQQLVSHEILQHQAGSTSWDGELSSHASTVLYLHATQKDLSDFHQDMAQWLAYSKLYQSLEFNSSCLLHQITSIEYRWVQERLRPEQKAELAESFQSLLTYGVSLIRRFRIIFPLSVPRSTERLQSLLRVLVQMCKTKAFHELCTPSPDLPQMVSTALKSGTTEWFHMQKQHLKPMVKSIEENSKALSKLLLEVIEDLKQCQKIWNKLFSTNLKLNIFSIAYLELESMVAEHVQEQLHKVDSSMSRPTAESLFDLYRKLQELYQMKDSLPSRDGPLALSNFHQWFEEALPLWLQKAYTTTLERAQRAIQMDQLKPYGYHKHSTSTVDLSTCYAQIVTTWQQLNWPDPEKAFMIMVNLLEDMCKISLMYCKLIKERAEALSLSEQNEGKAANKLCVVVNNIEQLRLLMLKLPSQLAWAQLEQRTRGIIEPQQIQNALHNQLDSAVACLDHEVRDVVQALATKLEKGIARHIQELSSSSDTQKPEDSIIPLMKFLESELEYLNEHLVQENFRSLLTLLWHHTLSVLSAAQGPQLPSVQHCQRLFCALKSLELCFHAEGCGLPLETLHSAAFRTLETHLALCSATSRKLIQKYFSNRIQQQLDTSSEKYGAVTIKALYRPSEQKLHVEVLNATNLIPLDSNGSSDPFVKLTLEPRHEFPEVVARTTQCKRNELHPLFDEAFDFLIPPEKCRQEGACLLLTVFDYDVLGSNDLEGEAFFPLCRLPGLDSEEDEADMGRVPQTRLPLTHPKPTDEILQLLESRKRDKEAQAFVKLRKQRAKQSKETE, from the exons GCTTTTGGCATGAACGCAGAGGAGCACAGTGTCATCATGCAGCAGGTCATGGAGCTGGAG AGCCCCATTTACTGCCTGAAAGCCACTGTGAAGGAAGCCAAGGGAATTTTGGGTAAAGATGTCAGCG GGCTCAGTGACCCATACTGCCTGCTGGGCATCGAGGCCAGgagccaggagccagcccacTCCGACCACAAGAAGAGGATGAAGGCTGTGGTCAAAGACCTCATCCCTGAAGACCAAATCCATCGCACTCAAGTCATAAACCAGACCCTCAGCCCAGTGTGGAACGAGACCTTCATCCT GGAGTTTAAAGATGTGGAGACAGCCAGCTTCCACCTGGACATGTG GGACTCGGACGTGGTGGAGTCGATGCGGCAAAAGCTGGGGGAGCTGACGGACCTGCACGGCCTCAAAAG GATCTTTAAAGATGCTCGCAAAGACAAAGGGCAGGACGATTTCCTGGGGAATGTGGTCGTTCGTCTGAAG gacCTGCACTGCTGGAATGACCAGTGGTACCAGCTAGAGCCACGGACAGAGACCTATCCAGAGAGGGGACACTGTCACCTGCAGTTCCTACTGATGCACAAGAAG AGGGCCACCATGAGCAGCCGGACACAGCCGAGCTACACCGTCCACCgccacctgctgcagcagctggtgtcCCATGAGATCCTCCAGCACCAG gctggcagcacctcctgggatggagAGCTGAGCAGCCACGCCAGCACCGTGCTGTACCTGCACGCCACACAGAAGGATCTCTCTGACTTCCACCAGGACATGGC gcaGTGGCTGGCCTACAGCAAACTCTACCAGAGCCTGGAGttcaacagcagctgcctcctccaCCAGATCACCAGCATCGAGTACCGCTGGGTGCAGGAGCGCCTGAGGCCAGAGCAG aaagcagagctggccGAGTCCTTCCAGTCCCTGCTGACCTACGGGGTCTCCCTCATCCGTAGGTTCCGCattattttccccctctctgtcccGAGGTCCACAGAGAGACTCCAGTCCCTGCTCCG TGTCCTCGTCCAGATGTGCAAAACCAAAGCTTTCCATGAGCTGtgcacacccagccctgacCTCCCCCAGATGGTCTCCACAGCTCTGAAG TCAGGCACCACGGAGTGGTTCCACATGCAGAAGCAGCACCTCAAGCCCATGGTGAAG agcATAGAGGAAAATAGCAAAGCCTTGTCCAAGCTCCTCCTGGAGGTGATAGAAGATCTCAAGCAGTGCCAAAAGATCTGGAATAAATTGTTCAGCAC CAACCTGAAGTTGAATATCTTCTCCATTGCCTacctggagctggagagcaTG GTGGCAGAGCatgtccaggagcagctgcacaagGTTGACAGCAGCATGTCCAGACCCACGGCCGAGAGCCTCTTTGATCTCTACAGGAAACTGCAGGAGCTCTATCAGATGAAGGATTCCCTCCCAAGCAG GGATGGACctctggctctgagcaacttcCACCAGTGGTTTGAGGAAGCGTTGcccctgtggctgcagaaggCCTACACCACCACGCTGGAGAGGGCCCAGAGAGCCATCCAGATGGACCAG ctgAAGCCTTACGGGTACCACAAGCACAGCACATCCACCGTTGACCTGTCCACCTGCTATGCCCAGATTGTGAcaacctggcagcagctcaACTGGCCCGACCCTGAGAAAGCCTTCATGATCATGGTCAATCTCCTGGAG GACATGTGCAAGATCTCCCTGATGTACTGCAAGCTCATCAAGGAGAGAGCTGAGGCTCTGTCCCTGAGTGAGCAGAACGAGGGCAAGGCAGCCAACAAG ctctgcgTCGTGGTGAACAACATCGAGCAGCTCCGGCTGCTGATGCTGAAgctgccatcccagctggcctgggcccagctggagcagcgcacGAGGGGCATCATCGAGCCCCAGCAGATCCAGAATGCTCTGCACAACCAGCTCGACAGCGCCGTGGCCTGCCTGGACCACGAGGTCCGGGACGTGGTGCAAGCCCTGGCTACCAAG ctggaaaagggcaTTGCCAGACACATCCAGGAGCTCTCATCTTCCAGTGACACCCAGAAGCCTGAGGAT TCCATCATCCCACTCATGAAGTTCCTGGAGTCGGAGCTGGAGTACCTCAATGAGCATCTTGTCCAGGAGAACTTCAGAAG cctcctcacTCTCCTGTGGCACCACACCCTGTCTGTGCTCTCAGCAGCTCAGGGGCCGCAGTTGCCCTCggtccagcactgccagaggcTGTTCTGTGCCCTGAAG agcctggagctgtgcttcCATGCCGAGGGCTGCGGGCTGCCGCTGGAGACCCTCCACAGTGCAGCCTTCAGG aCGCTGGAGACTCACCtggctctctgctctgccaccaGCCGCAAACTCATCCAGAAATACTTCAGCAACAGGATCCAGCAGCAG CTGGACACAAGCTCAGAGAAGTATGGGGCTGTGACCATCAAAGCTCTGTACCGGCCTTCGGAGCAGAAACTCCACGTGGAAGTGCTCAACGCCACCAACCTCATCCCGCTGGACTCCAACG GTTCCAGCGACCCCTTCGTGAAGCTCACCCTGGAGCCCCGGCACGAGTTCCCCGAGGTGGTGGCTCGGACCACCCAGTGCAAGAGGAACGAGCTGCACCCCCTCTTCGACGAAGCCTTCGACTT CTTGATCCCCCCTGAGAAGTGCCGGCAGGAGGGGGCCTGTCTGCTGCTGACCGTGTTTGACTACGACGTGCTGGGGTCCAACGACCTGGAGGGAGAAGCCTTCTTCCCCCTGTGCCGCCTGCCCGGCCTCGACAGCGAGGAGGACGAGGCTGACATGGGACGGGTTCCCCAGACCCGGCTCCCCCTCACGCACCCCAAGCCCACGG AtgagatcctgcagctgctggagtccAGGAAAAGGGACAAAGAAGCTCAGGCCTTCGTTAAGCTCCGCAAGCAACGAGCCAAGCAGTCCAAGGAGACAGAGTGA
- the UNC13D gene encoding protein unc-13 homolog D isoform X4, which produces MDLSHRFSKEELALLYEEVLYTIRHRLGKPEQQHIGDSQELYSYVQKAFGMNAEEHSVIMQQVMELESPIYCLKATVKEAKGILGKDVSGLSDPYCLLGIEARSQEPAHSDHKKRMKAVVKDLIPEDQIHRTQVINQTLSPVWNETFILEFKDVETASFHLDMWDSDVVESMRQKLGELTDLHGLKRIFKDARKDKGQDDFLGNVVVRLKDLHCWNDQWYQLEPRTETYPERGHCHLQFLLMHKKRATMSSRTQPSYTVHRHLLQQLVSHEILQHQAGSTSWDGELSSHASTVLYLHATQKDLSDFHQDMAQWLAYSKLYQSLEFNSSCLLHQITSIEYRWVQERLRPEQKAELAESFQSLLTYGVSLIRRFRIIFPLSVPRSTERLQSLLRVLVQMCKTKAFHELCTPSPDLPQMVSTALKSGTTEWFHMQKQHLKPMVKSIEENSKALSKLLLEVIEDLKQCQKIWNKLFSTNLKLNIFSIAYLELESMVAEHVQEQLHKVDSSMSRPTAESLFDLYRKLQELYQMKDSLPSRDGPLALSNFHQWFEEALPLWLQKAYTTTLERAQRAIQMDQLKPYGYHKHSTSTVDLSTCYAQIVTTWQQLNWPDPEKAFMIMVNLLEDMCKISLMYCKLIKERAEALSLSEQNEGKAANKLCVVVNNIEQLRLLMLKLPSQLAWAQLEQRTRGIIEPQQIQNALHNQLDSAVACLDHEVRDVVQALATKLEKGIARHIQELSSSSDTQKPEDSIIPLMKFLESELEYLNEHLVQENFRSLLTLLWHHTLSVLSAAQGPQLPSVQHCQRLFCALKSLELCFHAEGCGLPLETLHSAAFRTLETHLALCSATSRKLIQKYFSNRIQQQLDTSSEKYGAVTIKALYRPSEQKLHVEVLNATNLIPLDSNGSSDPFVKLTLEPRHEFPEVVARTTQCKRNELHPLFDEAFDFLIPPEKCRQEGACLLLTVFDYDVLGSNDLEGEAFFPLCRLPGLDSEEDEADMGRVPQTRLPLTHPKPTDEILQLLESRKRDKEAQAFVKLRKQRAKQSKETE; this is translated from the exons GCTTTTGGCATGAACGCAGAGGAGCACAGTGTCATCATGCAGCAGGTCATGGAGCTGGAG AGCCCCATTTACTGCCTGAAAGCCACTGTGAAGGAAGCCAAGGGAATTTTGGGTAAAGATGTCAGCG GGCTCAGTGACCCATACTGCCTGCTGGGCATCGAGGCCAGgagccaggagccagcccacTCCGACCACAAGAAGAGGATGAAGGCTGTGGTCAAAGACCTCATCCCTGAAGACCAAATCCATCGCACTCAAGTCATAAACCAGACCCTCAGCCCAGTGTGGAACGAGACCTTCATCCT GGAGTTTAAAGATGTGGAGACAGCCAGCTTCCACCTGGACATGTG GGACTCGGACGTGGTGGAGTCGATGCGGCAAAAGCTGGGGGAGCTGACGGACCTGCACGGCCTCAAAAG GATCTTTAAAGATGCTCGCAAAGACAAAGGGCAGGACGATTTCCTGGGGAATGTGGTCGTTCGTCTGAAG gacCTGCACTGCTGGAATGACCAGTGGTACCAGCTAGAGCCACGGACAGAGACCTATCCAGAGAGGGGACACTGTCACCTGCAGTTCCTACTGATGCACAAGAAG AGGGCCACCATGAGCAGCCGGACACAGCCGAGCTACACCGTCCACCgccacctgctgcagcagctggtgtcCCATGAGATCCTCCAGCACCAG gctggcagcacctcctgggatggagAGCTGAGCAGCCACGCCAGCACCGTGCTGTACCTGCACGCCACACAGAAGGATCTCTCTGACTTCCACCAGGACATGGC gcaGTGGCTGGCCTACAGCAAACTCTACCAGAGCCTGGAGttcaacagcagctgcctcctccaCCAGATCACCAGCATCGAGTACCGCTGGGTGCAGGAGCGCCTGAGGCCAGAGCAG aaagcagagctggccGAGTCCTTCCAGTCCCTGCTGACCTACGGGGTCTCCCTCATCCGTAGGTTCCGCattattttccccctctctgtcccGAGGTCCACAGAGAGACTCCAGTCCCTGCTCCG TGTCCTCGTCCAGATGTGCAAAACCAAAGCTTTCCATGAGCTGtgcacacccagccctgacCTCCCCCAGATGGTCTCCACAGCTCTGAAG TCAGGCACCACGGAGTGGTTCCACATGCAGAAGCAGCACCTCAAGCCCATGGTGAAG agcATAGAGGAAAATAGCAAAGCCTTGTCCAAGCTCCTCCTGGAGGTGATAGAAGATCTCAAGCAGTGCCAAAAGATCTGGAATAAATTGTTCAGCAC CAACCTGAAGTTGAATATCTTCTCCATTGCCTacctggagctggagagcaTG GTGGCAGAGCatgtccaggagcagctgcacaagGTTGACAGCAGCATGTCCAGACCCACGGCCGAGAGCCTCTTTGATCTCTACAGGAAACTGCAGGAGCTCTATCAGATGAAGGATTCCCTCCCAAGCAG GGATGGACctctggctctgagcaacttcCACCAGTGGTTTGAGGAAGCGTTGcccctgtggctgcagaaggCCTACACCACCACGCTGGAGAGGGCCCAGAGAGCCATCCAGATGGACCAG ctgAAGCCTTACGGGTACCACAAGCACAGCACATCCACCGTTGACCTGTCCACCTGCTATGCCCAGATTGTGAcaacctggcagcagctcaACTGGCCCGACCCTGAGAAAGCCTTCATGATCATGGTCAATCTCCTGGAG GACATGTGCAAGATCTCCCTGATGTACTGCAAGCTCATCAAGGAGAGAGCTGAGGCTCTGTCCCTGAGTGAGCAGAACGAGGGCAAGGCAGCCAACAAG ctctgcgTCGTGGTGAACAACATCGAGCAGCTCCGGCTGCTGATGCTGAAgctgccatcccagctggcctgggcccagctggagcagcgcacGAGGGGCATCATCGAGCCCCAGCAGATCCAGAATGCTCTGCACAACCAGCTCGACAGCGCCGTGGCCTGCCTGGACCACGAGGTCCGGGACGTGGTGCAAGCCCTGGCTACCAAG ctggaaaagggcaTTGCCAGACACATCCAGGAGCTCTCATCTTCCAGTGACACCCAGAAGCCTGAGGAT TCCATCATCCCACTCATGAAGTTCCTGGAGTCGGAGCTGGAGTACCTCAATGAGCATCTTGTCCAGGAGAACTTCAGAAG cctcctcacTCTCCTGTGGCACCACACCCTGTCTGTGCTCTCAGCAGCTCAGGGGCCGCAGTTGCCCTCggtccagcactgccagaggcTGTTCTGTGCCCTGAAG agcctggagctgtgcttcCATGCCGAGGGCTGCGGGCTGCCGCTGGAGACCCTCCACAGTGCAGCCTTCAGG aCGCTGGAGACTCACCtggctctctgctctgccaccaGCCGCAAACTCATCCAGAAATACTTCAGCAACAGGATCCAGCAGCAG CTGGACACAAGCTCAGAGAAGTATGGGGCTGTGACCATCAAAGCTCTGTACCGGCCTTCGGAGCAGAAACTCCACGTGGAAGTGCTCAACGCCACCAACCTCATCCCGCTGGACTCCAACG GTTCCAGCGACCCCTTCGTGAAGCTCACCCTGGAGCCCCGGCACGAGTTCCCCGAGGTGGTGGCTCGGACCACCCAGTGCAAGAGGAACGAGCTGCACCCCCTCTTCGACGAAGCCTTCGACTT CTTGATCCCCCCTGAGAAGTGCCGGCAGGAGGGGGCCTGTCTGCTGCTGACCGTGTTTGACTACGACGTGCTGGGGTCCAACGACCTGGAGGGAGAAGCCTTCTTCCCCCTGTGCCGCCTGCCCGGCCTCGACAGCGAGGAGGACGAGGCTGACATGGGACGGGTTCCCCAGACCCGGCTCCCCCTCACGCACCCCAAGCCCACGG AtgagatcctgcagctgctggagtccAGGAAAAGGGACAAAGAAGCTCAGGCCTTCGTTAAGCTCCGCAAGCAACGAGCCAAGCAGTCCAAGGAGACAGAGTGA